One Nocardioides aromaticivorans genomic window carries:
- the corA gene encoding magnesium/cobalt transporter CorA, whose protein sequence is MIVDSAVYRHGVRLPVDCYPHDYAALREAASRDHDFVWVGLYEPSHIELSEIAQAFELHPLAVEDAVVAHQRPKLEKYDNSLFLVLKTLWYVDEDDAVETGEINVFIGPDFVITVRHGRGSALSNARHDLEQKQAVLDHGPSAVVYAVCDAVVDGYTSVVAELQTDVDEVETSVFSEERTNDGNRIYILKRELSEVRRAVLPLREPMRRFATGSVDLIEAEAGPFFRDVSDHLSQAADEIDTLDGLLSTAFDAHLARIAVQQNDDMRKISAGAALVVVPTLIAGIYGMNFTHMPELDWTFGYPFALLLMIGTAGGLWVLFKKSGWF, encoded by the coding sequence GTGATCGTCGACAGCGCCGTCTACCGCCACGGGGTCCGCCTCCCGGTCGACTGCTACCCGCACGACTACGCCGCGCTCCGCGAGGCCGCCAGCCGTGACCACGACTTCGTCTGGGTCGGGCTCTACGAGCCCAGCCACATCGAGCTGTCCGAGATCGCCCAGGCCTTCGAGCTCCACCCGCTCGCGGTCGAGGACGCGGTCGTCGCGCACCAGCGACCCAAGCTCGAGAAGTACGACAACAGCCTGTTCCTCGTCCTCAAGACACTCTGGTACGTCGACGAGGACGACGCTGTCGAGACCGGCGAGATCAACGTCTTCATCGGCCCCGACTTCGTGATCACGGTGCGTCACGGCCGCGGCTCGGCCCTCAGCAACGCCCGCCACGACCTCGAGCAGAAGCAGGCCGTCCTCGACCACGGCCCCTCCGCCGTCGTGTACGCCGTCTGCGACGCGGTCGTGGACGGCTACACCTCCGTCGTGGCCGAGCTGCAGACCGACGTCGACGAGGTCGAGACCTCGGTCTTCTCCGAGGAGCGGACCAACGACGGCAACCGCATCTACATCCTCAAGCGCGAGCTGTCCGAGGTACGCCGTGCCGTGCTCCCCCTGCGCGAGCCGATGCGCCGCTTCGCCACCGGGTCCGTCGACCTGATCGAGGCCGAGGCCGGGCCGTTCTTCCGTGACGTCAGCGACCACCTCTCGCAGGCCGCCGACGAGATCGACACCCTCGACGGCCTCCTGTCGACGGCCTTCGACGCCCACCTGGCCCGGATCGCCGTCCAGCAGAACGACGACATGCGCAAGATCTCCGCGGGGGCCGCGCTGGTCGTCGTACCCACGCTGATCGCGGGGATCTACGGCATGAACTTCACGCACATGCCCGAGCTGGACTGGACCTTCGGGTACCCATTCGCGTTGTTGCTGATGATCGGGACGGCGGGCGGGTTGTGGGTGCTGTTCAAGAAGTCGGGGTGGTTCTAG
- a CDS encoding PAC2 family protein, translating into MEIETVTGLVRPVVIAAFEGWNDAAESATAVVDHLMKAWNARVVAAIDPEEYYDFQVNRPTVGIDENGFRKLTWPSTHVAVASPPNLDRDVILIRGIEPNMRWRQFTTELLEVIDELGGELLVTLGALLSDSPHTRPIPVSGSSTEPDLLDRLDLEQSTYEGPTGIVGVLQDACTTVDLPAVSYWAAVPHYVAQPPCPKATLALLSRLDDLFDISLPLGDLPEEARAWERGVDELAEEDEDIADYVRSLEESRDTADLPEASGEAIAREFERYLKRRRDDD; encoded by the coding sequence ATGGAGATCGAGACGGTCACCGGTCTGGTGCGGCCCGTGGTCATCGCTGCGTTCGAGGGCTGGAACGACGCTGCCGAGTCGGCGACGGCCGTGGTGGACCACCTGATGAAGGCGTGGAACGCCCGGGTGGTGGCCGCGATCGACCCCGAGGAGTACTACGACTTCCAGGTCAACCGGCCCACCGTCGGCATCGACGAGAACGGCTTCCGCAAGCTGACCTGGCCCAGCACCCACGTCGCCGTCGCCTCACCCCCGAACCTCGACCGCGACGTCATCCTGATCCGCGGCATCGAGCCGAACATGCGCTGGCGGCAGTTCACGACCGAGCTGCTCGAGGTCATCGACGAGCTCGGTGGCGAGCTGCTGGTGACCCTCGGCGCACTGCTCTCGGACAGCCCGCACACCCGCCCGATCCCGGTGTCCGGCTCCTCGACCGAGCCCGACCTGCTGGACCGGCTCGACCTCGAGCAGTCGACCTACGAGGGCCCCACCGGCATCGTCGGCGTCCTCCAGGACGCGTGTACGACGGTCGACCTGCCCGCCGTGTCGTACTGGGCCGCCGTCCCGCACTACGTCGCGCAGCCGCCCTGCCCGAAGGCGACCCTGGCCCTGCTGAGCCGTCTCGACGACCTCTTCGACATCTCCCTGCCGCTCGGCGACCTCCCGGAGGAGGCGCGGGCGTGGGAGCGCGGTGTCGACGAGCTCGCCGAGGAGGACGAGGACATCGCCGACTACGTCCGTTCGCTGGAGGAGTCGCGCGACACCGCGGACCTCCCGGAGGCGTCGGGTGAGGCGATCGCGCGGGAGTTCGAGCGGTATCTCAAGCGGCGGCGCGACGACGACTGA
- a CDS encoding SCO1664 family protein, translating to MAELTIKGRIMPASNATFLADLDGTEVVYKPVSGERPLWDFPDGTLADREVAAYLVSAATGWDLVPRTWWDEGPHGPGMLQEWREVDPDQDAVDLVRSGTTPEGWLEVVEGLDDRDHPVTLVHEDTLELRRLAVFDVLVNNADRKGGHVLAMPGGHRYGVDHGIAFHHEPKLRTVLWGWAGKPLTGDETATVRTVLAAVRGELGEALGFHLAQHELAALERRTERLLAAGVLPGPQGGWPPIPWPPF from the coding sequence ATGGCCGAGCTGACGATCAAGGGCCGGATCATGCCGGCCTCGAATGCGACCTTCCTGGCCGACCTCGACGGCACCGAGGTCGTCTACAAGCCGGTCTCCGGCGAGCGTCCGCTGTGGGACTTCCCGGACGGCACGCTGGCCGACCGCGAGGTGGCGGCGTACCTCGTCTCTGCCGCGACGGGCTGGGACCTGGTGCCCCGGACCTGGTGGGACGAGGGACCGCACGGCCCCGGCATGCTCCAGGAGTGGCGTGAGGTCGACCCGGACCAGGACGCCGTCGACCTGGTCCGATCCGGTACGACGCCCGAGGGCTGGCTCGAGGTCGTCGAGGGCCTCGACGACCGCGACCACCCGGTGACCCTCGTCCACGAGGACACCCTCGAGCTGCGGCGCCTCGCCGTCTTCGACGTCCTCGTCAACAACGCCGACCGCAAGGGCGGGCACGTGCTCGCGATGCCCGGAGGCCACCGGTACGGCGTGGACCACGGCATCGCGTTCCACCACGAGCCCAAGCTCCGCACCGTCCTGTGGGGCTGGGCGGGCAAGCCGCTGACCGGCGACGAGACCGCGACCGTCCGTACCGTGCTCGCCGCCGTCCGGGGCGAGCTGGGGGAGGCGCTCGGCTTCCACCTGGCCCAGCACGAGCTCGCGGCCCTGGAGCGTCGTACCGAACGGCTGCTCGCCGCCGGCGTGCTCCCCGGGCCGCAGGGCGGCTGGCCGCCGATTCCCTGGCCACCGTTCTGA
- a CDS encoding IS30 family transposase, translating to MGMRVIGEDVREEFYDLVCAGMPLITAAAAVGVSRGTALSWWQSSIPMWPKNSSKPGGLADTAPTRTIGDPRLADRRRRSLSSEDRSVIAVGLRMELSYGQIGALIGRNKSVVSREVARNRGPDGTYWAPVAHRAAHERRRRPKEFRLIAESRLCRRIEAWMDDGWSPKLIARVLREESPHMIMGRVSHETIYQALYVQTRGSLRKDLYRQLSTKRPHRQARGTGRRGPSPYKEAFKISQRPAEVTDRAVPGHWEGDLIMGPPGTPAVGTLVERSTRFTILLHLPGRHDAESVAAVMIREMGELPEHLRRSLTWDRGTELARYDKIQVELDMPVYFCDPHSPWQRGTNENTNRLLRHWLTKGTDLSRFTAADLRRIAATLNARPRPTLDMRTPAQALDALLSNPAAA from the coding sequence ATGGGCATGCGGGTGATCGGTGAGGACGTCCGCGAGGAGTTCTACGACTTGGTCTGTGCGGGGATGCCGCTGATCACGGCTGCGGCTGCTGTCGGCGTGTCCCGCGGGACCGCGCTGTCGTGGTGGCAATCCTCGATTCCCATGTGGCCGAAGAACTCATCCAAACCGGGCGGGCTGGCAGACACCGCACCGACACGGACGATCGGCGATCCCCGCCTGGCCGACCGCAGACGACGCTCGTTGTCGAGCGAGGACCGCTCAGTCATCGCGGTCGGGCTGCGGATGGAGCTGTCCTACGGCCAGATCGGCGCCCTGATCGGCCGGAACAAGTCGGTGGTGAGTCGCGAGGTCGCCCGCAACCGCGGACCGGATGGCACCTACTGGGCGCCTGTCGCACATCGTGCAGCCCACGAGCGTCGGCGGCGGCCCAAAGAGTTCCGGCTGATCGCCGAGTCGCGCCTGTGCCGGCGGATCGAAGCCTGGATGGACGACGGTTGGTCACCGAAACTGATCGCCCGGGTGCTGCGCGAGGAGTCACCACACATGATCATGGGCCGGGTGTCGCACGAGACGATCTACCAGGCGCTCTACGTCCAGACCCGCGGGTCGTTGCGCAAGGACCTCTACCGACAGCTGTCGACCAAACGGCCCCACCGGCAGGCCCGAGGCACCGGCCGGCGTGGTCCCTCGCCGTACAAGGAAGCGTTCAAGATCAGTCAGCGTCCTGCCGAGGTCACCGACCGTGCCGTGCCAGGCCACTGGGAAGGCGACCTGATCATGGGCCCTCCTGGCACTCCCGCGGTCGGGACCCTGGTGGAGCGCTCGACCCGGTTCACGATCCTGTTGCACCTGCCCGGACGTCACGACGCGGAGTCCGTCGCGGCGGTGATGATCCGCGAGATGGGCGAGTTGCCCGAGCACCTGCGCCGCTCGCTGACCTGGGACCGTGGCACCGAGCTGGCTCGCTACGACAAGATCCAGGTCGAGCTCGACATGCCGGTCTACTTCTGCGATCCCCACTCGCCGTGGCAACGCGGGACCAACGAGAACACCAACCGGCTCCTGCGGCACTGGCTGACCAAGGGCACCGACCTGTCCCGGTTCACCGCAGCCGACCTACGCCGGATCGCTGCGACCCTCAACGCCCGACCACGCCCTACGCTGGACATGCGAACCCCAGCCCAAGCGCTGGACGCACTGCTGTCAAACCCGGCAGCAGCATGA
- a CDS encoding histidine phosphatase family protein, translating into MATLLLVRHGRTTANASGVLAGRTPGVLLDDTGTEQAARTGARIAAVPIARLVTSPQERCKQTAKAVADGQRGAGHTVTRATTEKALAECDYGDWQGQPIKKLLKEPLWRTVQQQPSAVTFPGGESMVAMQHRAVAAVRRIDAAVTAEHGADAVWVAVSHGDIIKSLLADALGMHLDLFQRINVDPASVSVIRYAADRPYVLASNTHDGDLSWLRKPPTAKGAVVGGGAGPA; encoded by the coding sequence ATGGCAACGCTGCTGCTGGTCCGCCACGGTCGGACCACCGCCAACGCCTCCGGTGTGCTCGCCGGTCGTACGCCGGGGGTGCTCCTCGACGACACCGGCACCGAGCAGGCGGCGCGTACGGGCGCACGGATCGCGGCGGTGCCGATCGCGCGCCTCGTGACCAGCCCGCAGGAGCGCTGCAAGCAGACCGCGAAGGCGGTCGCCGACGGCCAGCGGGGTGCCGGTCACACCGTCACCCGCGCGACGACCGAGAAGGCGCTCGCGGAGTGCGACTACGGCGACTGGCAGGGCCAGCCGATCAAGAAGCTGCTCAAGGAGCCGCTGTGGCGCACCGTGCAGCAGCAGCCGTCGGCCGTCACGTTCCCCGGCGGGGAGTCGATGGTGGCGATGCAGCACCGTGCGGTGGCCGCCGTACGCCGCATCGACGCCGCCGTCACCGCCGAGCACGGCGCCGATGCGGTCTGGGTCGCGGTCAGCCACGGCGACATCATCAAGTCGCTGCTCGCCGACGCGCTCGGGATGCACCTCGACCTGTTCCAGCGGATCAACGTCGACCCTGCGTCGGTCTCGGTGATCCGGTACGCCGCCGACCGGCCCTACGTCCTGGCGAGCAACACGCACGACGGTGACCTGTCCTGGCTCCGCAAGCCGCCGACGGCCAAGGGAGCGGTCGTCGGAGGAGGCGCCGGGCCGGCCTAG
- a CDS encoding DUF3090 domain-containing protein, whose amino-acid sequence MPIVHGFDPPERFVAGTVGEPGSRTFFLQAVEGNRVVSVALEKQQVEALSERVDELLDEVIADGTARGVIPAIAPFGLADDAPLAQPIEEEFRAGTMTLSWDPGDERVVIEVFPVGEEPAELADGEEPAEMLLVRLEPGQARAFVKRAEAVVGAGRPSCPFCGQPIDPDGHLCVRANGFKRRQP is encoded by the coding sequence ATGCCGATCGTCCACGGATTCGACCCGCCGGAGCGCTTCGTCGCCGGCACCGTCGGCGAGCCCGGGAGCCGCACGTTCTTCCTCCAGGCCGTCGAGGGCAACCGCGTGGTCTCGGTCGCCCTCGAGAAGCAGCAGGTCGAGGCGCTGTCGGAGCGGGTGGACGAGCTCCTCGACGAGGTGATCGCCGACGGCACCGCCCGGGGCGTGATCCCCGCGATCGCGCCGTTCGGCCTCGCCGACGACGCGCCGTTGGCGCAGCCGATCGAGGAGGAGTTCCGGGCCGGCACGATGACCCTGTCGTGGGACCCCGGTGACGAGCGCGTCGTGATCGAGGTGTTCCCCGTCGGGGAGGAGCCGGCCGAGCTCGCCGACGGCGAGGAGCCGGCCGAGATGCTGCTGGTCCGGCTCGAGCCCGGCCAGGCGCGTGCGTTCGTGAAGCGTGCCGAGGCCGTCGTCGGTGCCGGCCGCCCGTCCTGCCCGTTCTGCGGCCAGCCGATCGACCCCGACGGCCACCTCTGCGTGCGCGCCAACGGGTTCAAGCGCCGCCAGCCCTGA
- the mshC gene encoding cysteine--1-D-myo-inosityl 2-amino-2-deoxy-alpha-D-glucopyranoside ligase, with the protein MRAWNAPGIPVLPVTGPPVVLHDTATGGSVETSPEGGTARLYVCGITPYDATHIGHANTYIAFDLLNRAWRTAGHDVRFVQNVTDVDDPLLERATKVGVDWVELAERETELFRKDMEALRVLPPVAYTGAVESIPLVIELIQRLEAAGAIYRVEDDLYFSVSADPAFGEESGYDRETMLRFFGERGGDPDRAGKKDPLDCVVWRGEREGEPSWDSPWGKGRPGWHIECAAIALKELGGAFDVQGGGSDLVFPHHEMCAGHVQVATGEPFAKAYSHAGMVAYDGEKMSKSLGNLVFVSALRNSDIDPMAIRLSLLRHHYRTDWEWTDDQLWTAVDDLADWRRALALGAGAAAAPVVEEILAALADDLDAPRATAAVDGWVRATLGTDGLADTSDAEAAVTLLPVLDAALGLSL; encoded by the coding sequence ATGCGCGCATGGAACGCCCCGGGGATCCCGGTACTGCCGGTGACCGGTCCTCCCGTCGTCCTCCACGACACCGCGACGGGCGGCTCCGTCGAGACCTCGCCCGAGGGCGGTACGGCGCGCCTCTACGTCTGCGGCATCACGCCGTACGACGCCACCCACATCGGCCACGCCAACACCTACATCGCCTTCGACCTGCTCAACCGGGCCTGGCGCACGGCGGGCCACGACGTCCGCTTCGTGCAGAACGTCACCGACGTCGACGACCCGCTGCTGGAGCGCGCCACGAAGGTCGGCGTCGACTGGGTCGAGCTGGCGGAGCGCGAGACCGAGCTGTTCCGCAAGGACATGGAGGCGCTGCGGGTGCTGCCGCCGGTGGCCTACACCGGTGCCGTGGAGTCGATCCCGCTCGTCATCGAGCTGATCCAGCGCCTCGAGGCAGCCGGCGCGATCTACCGGGTCGAGGACGACCTCTACTTCTCGGTCAGCGCCGACCCGGCGTTCGGTGAGGAGTCGGGCTACGACCGCGAGACCATGCTGCGCTTCTTCGGCGAGCGCGGCGGCGACCCGGACCGGGCCGGCAAGAAGGACCCCCTGGACTGCGTCGTGTGGCGCGGCGAGCGCGAGGGCGAGCCGTCCTGGGACAGCCCGTGGGGCAAGGGCCGTCCGGGCTGGCACATCGAGTGCGCCGCGATCGCGCTGAAGGAGCTCGGCGGCGCCTTCGACGTCCAGGGCGGCGGCAGCGACCTCGTCTTCCCGCACCACGAGATGTGCGCCGGCCACGTGCAGGTCGCGACGGGCGAGCCGTTCGCGAAGGCCTACTCGCACGCCGGCATGGTCGCCTACGACGGCGAGAAGATGTCGAAGTCGCTCGGCAACCTCGTCTTCGTCTCAGCGCTGCGCAACAGCGACATCGACCCGATGGCCATCCGGCTCAGCCTCCTGCGCCACCACTACCGGACCGACTGGGAGTGGACCGACGACCAGCTGTGGACCGCCGTCGACGACCTCGCCGACTGGCGCCGGGCGCTCGCGCTGGGTGCCGGTGCCGCCGCCGCGCCGGTCGTGGAGGAGATCCTCGCGGCGCTCGCCGACGACCTGGATGCCCCGCGCGCCACGGCCGCGGTCGACGGGTGGGTCCGGGCCACGCTCGGGACCGACGGGCTGGCGGACACCAGCGACGCCGAGGCTGCGGTGACGCTGCTGCCGGTGCTCGACGCTGCGCTCGGCCTCAGCCTCTGA
- the metH gene encoding methionine synthase: protein MAHDRSHDAQWQPDATGELTALLRERIVILDGAMGTAIQRDRPDEAGYRGERFASREEWPSDLVGNNDLLSITQPAIIGGIHREYLDAGADIIETNTFNSNSVSLSDYGMESLAYELNLESARLARRIADEVAAETGRKRYVAGALGPTTRTASISPDVNDPGARNVSYEQLVDAYLEAARGLVDGGSDLLFIETIFDTLNAKAAIFAVETLFQEAGRRWPVVISGTITDASGRTLSGQVTEAFWDSVRHAQPLAVGLNCALGAKEMRPYVAELSRLADSFVSAYPNAGLPNAFGEYDEAPTDTAAVLVEFADAGFLNIVGGCCGTTPAHIAEIAKQMDGRAVREPVVNEPAMRLSGLEPFTITDDSLFVNVGERTNITGSARFRNLIKDGDYDTALSVAAQQVEAGAQVIDINMDEGMIDGVAAMDRFVKLIASEPDISRVPLMIDSSKWEVIEAGLRCVQGKPIVNSISMKEGEEKFVEQARLCKKYGAAAVVMAFDEDGQADNLERRKQICERAYRILVDQVGFPAEDIIFDPNVFAVATGIEEHATYGVDFIEATRWIKQNLPGAKVSGGISNVSFSFRGNNPVREAIHAVFLFHAIEAGLDMGIVNAGALVPYSEIDPELRDAIEDVVLNRTDDSLAATERLLELAEAHRGTGEKVEAAAEEWRSLPVGERITHALVKGIDGFVEADTEELRQEIAARGGRPIEVIEGPLMDGMNVVGDLFGAGKMFLPQVVKSARVMKKAVAYLIPFIEEEKASNPALATQKDTNGTIVLATVKGDVHDIGKNIVGVVLSCNNYEVIDLGVMVPAQKILDTAKEVGADIIGLSGLITPSLDEMVGFATEMQRLGLEIPLLIGGATTSRAHTAVKIDRKYDGPVVWVKDASRSVPTAAALLDERQRGELMEATQADYDALRARHAQKSERPQLSFADAQANKSPIDWTGYAPPQPRTPGVHVLADYDLTELRDFIDWQPFFNAWEMKGKFPDILNSPTHGEAARKLYDDAQAMLDRLVEEKWLTANGVYGLFPAASNGEDVLVYEDDSRAVVRTTLHQLRQQGQHREGVPNRSLADYVAPIGADLAPGGGDWVGAFAVTAGIGTTERITAFKEELDDYSAILLEALADRLAEAFAERLHQRVRTEFWAHVPEEQLSNEDLIAEKYTGIRPAPGYPACPDHTEKRTIWELLDVQANTGMELTESMAMWPGASVSGIYYSHPEAQYFVVGRLGRDQIEDYAARKGWSVVETEKWLSPNLGYDPDD, encoded by the coding sequence ATGGCTCACGACAGGTCGCACGACGCTCAGTGGCAGCCTGACGCGACCGGCGAGCTCACGGCGCTCCTGCGGGAGCGGATCGTGATCCTCGACGGCGCGATGGGCACCGCCATCCAGCGGGACCGGCCCGACGAGGCCGGCTACCGGGGCGAGCGCTTCGCCAGCCGCGAGGAGTGGCCCTCGGACCTCGTGGGCAACAACGACCTGCTCTCGATCACGCAGCCGGCCATCATCGGTGGCATCCACCGCGAGTACCTCGACGCCGGCGCCGACATCATCGAGACCAACACGTTCAACTCGAACTCGGTCTCGCTGTCCGACTACGGCATGGAGTCGCTGGCATACGAGCTCAACCTCGAGTCGGCTCGCCTGGCCCGCCGCATCGCCGACGAGGTCGCCGCCGAGACCGGCCGCAAGCGGTACGTCGCCGGGGCGCTCGGTCCCACGACGCGCACGGCCTCGATCAGCCCCGACGTCAACGACCCCGGCGCGCGCAACGTGTCCTACGAGCAGCTCGTCGACGCCTACCTGGAGGCCGCCCGAGGCCTGGTCGACGGCGGTTCGGACCTGCTGTTCATCGAGACCATCTTCGACACCCTGAACGCGAAGGCGGCCATCTTCGCCGTCGAGACGCTGTTCCAGGAGGCCGGCCGCCGCTGGCCGGTCGTCATCTCCGGCACCATCACCGACGCGTCCGGCCGCACCCTGTCGGGCCAGGTCACCGAGGCCTTCTGGGACTCGGTGCGCCACGCCCAGCCACTCGCCGTCGGCCTCAACTGCGCCCTCGGGGCCAAGGAGATGCGCCCGTACGTCGCCGAGCTGTCCCGGCTCGCGGACTCGTTCGTCTCGGCGTACCCCAACGCCGGGCTGCCCAACGCCTTCGGCGAGTACGACGAGGCGCCCACGGACACGGCAGCGGTGCTCGTCGAGTTCGCGGACGCCGGCTTCCTCAACATCGTCGGCGGCTGCTGCGGCACGACGCCGGCGCACATCGCGGAGATCGCGAAGCAGATGGACGGCCGCGCCGTGCGCGAGCCCGTCGTCAACGAGCCGGCCATGCGCCTCTCGGGCCTCGAGCCGTTCACCATCACCGACGACAGCCTGTTCGTCAACGTCGGGGAGCGCACCAACATCACCGGCTCCGCGCGCTTCCGCAACCTGATCAAGGACGGCGACTACGACACCGCGCTGTCCGTCGCCGCGCAGCAGGTCGAGGCCGGCGCCCAGGTCATCGACATCAACATGGACGAGGGCATGATCGACGGCGTCGCCGCGATGGACCGCTTCGTCAAGCTGATCGCCAGCGAGCCCGACATCAGCCGGGTCCCGCTGATGATCGACTCCTCCAAGTGGGAGGTCATCGAGGCTGGCCTGCGCTGCGTCCAGGGCAAGCCGATCGTCAACTCGATCTCCATGAAGGAGGGCGAGGAGAAGTTCGTCGAGCAGGCCCGGCTCTGCAAGAAGTACGGCGCGGCCGCGGTCGTGATGGCCTTCGACGAGGACGGCCAGGCCGACAACCTCGAGCGCCGCAAGCAGATCTGCGAGCGGGCCTACCGGATCCTCGTCGACCAGGTCGGCTTCCCGGCCGAGGACATCATCTTCGACCCCAACGTCTTCGCGGTCGCGACCGGCATCGAGGAGCACGCCACCTATGGCGTCGACTTCATCGAGGCGACGCGCTGGATCAAGCAGAACCTGCCCGGCGCGAAGGTCTCCGGCGGCATCTCGAACGTGAGCTTCAGCTTCCGCGGCAACAACCCGGTGCGCGAGGCGATCCACGCCGTCTTCCTGTTCCACGCCATCGAGGCCGGCCTCGACATGGGCATCGTCAACGCCGGTGCCCTGGTGCCCTACAGCGAGATCGACCCGGAGCTGCGTGACGCGATCGAGGACGTCGTCCTCAACCGCACCGACGACTCCCTGGCGGCGACCGAGCGCCTGCTCGAGCTCGCCGAGGCGCACCGCGGCACGGGTGAGAAGGTCGAGGCGGCCGCGGAGGAGTGGCGTTCGCTGCCCGTGGGGGAGCGGATCACGCACGCGCTGGTCAAGGGCATCGACGGCTTCGTCGAGGCCGACACCGAGGAGCTGCGCCAGGAGATCGCCGCCCGCGGCGGGCGTCCGATCGAGGTCATCGAGGGCCCGCTGATGGACGGCATGAACGTCGTCGGCGACCTCTTCGGCGCGGGCAAGATGTTCCTCCCGCAGGTCGTGAAGTCGGCCCGCGTGATGAAGAAGGCCGTGGCCTACCTGATCCCCTTCATCGAGGAGGAGAAGGCGAGCAACCCCGCGCTGGCCACCCAGAAGGACACCAACGGGACGATCGTCCTGGCGACGGTCAAGGGCGACGTCCACGACATCGGCAAGAACATCGTCGGCGTCGTGCTGTCGTGCAACAACTACGAGGTCATCGACCTCGGCGTGATGGTGCCCGCGCAGAAGATCCTCGACACGGCCAAGGAGGTCGGTGCCGACATCATCGGCCTCTCCGGCCTGATCACGCCGAGCCTCGACGAGATGGTCGGCTTCGCCACCGAGATGCAGCGCCTGGGCCTCGAGATCCCGCTGCTCATCGGTGGCGCCACGACCTCGCGCGCGCACACGGCGGTCAAGATCGACCGGAAGTACGACGGCCCCGTCGTCTGGGTGAAGGACGCCTCGCGCTCCGTGCCGACCGCCGCCGCCCTGCTCGACGAGCGCCAGCGCGGCGAGCTGATGGAGGCCACCCAGGCCGACTACGACGCGCTCCGCGCCCGCCACGCGCAGAAGTCGGAGCGCCCGCAGCTGTCCTTCGCGGACGCGCAGGCCAACAAGTCGCCCATCGACTGGACCGGCTACGCCCCGCCGCAGCCGCGCACGCCCGGGGTCCACGTCCTCGCCGACTACGACCTCACCGAGCTGCGCGACTTCATCGACTGGCAGCCGTTCTTCAACGCCTGGGAGATGAAGGGCAAGTTCCCCGACATCCTCAACAGCCCCACGCACGGCGAGGCTGCCCGCAAGCTGTACGACGACGCGCAGGCCATGCTCGACCGGCTGGTCGAGGAGAAGTGGCTCACCGCCAACGGCGTCTACGGCCTGTTCCCGGCGGCCAGCAACGGCGAGGACGTCCTCGTCTACGAGGACGACTCGCGGGCCGTGGTACGCACGACGCTGCACCAGCTGCGCCAGCAGGGACAGCACCGCGAGGGCGTGCCCAACCGGTCGCTCGCTGACTACGTCGCCCCGATCGGCGCCGACCTCGCACCGGGTGGCGGCGACTGGGTCGGTGCCTTCGCGGTCACGGCCGGGATCGGCACCACCGAGCGGATCACGGCGTTCAAGGAGGAGCTCGACGACTACTCGGCGATCCTGCTCGAGGCGCTCGCCGACCGGCTCGCCGAGGCGTTCGCGGAGCGGCTGCACCAGCGGGTGCGCACCGAGTTCTGGGCACACGTGCCGGAGGAGCAGCTCTCCAACGAGGACCTGATCGCCGAGAAGTACACCGGCATCCGCCCCGCGCCCGGTTACCCCGCCTGCCCGGACCACACCGAGAAGCGCACCATCTGGGAGCTCCTCGACGTCCAGGCCAACACCGGCATGGAGCTCACCGAGTCGATGGCGATGTGGCCCGGTGCCTCGGTCTCCGGCATCTACTACAGCCACCCCGAGGCGCAGTACTTCGTCGTGGGCCGCCTCGGCCGCGACCAGATCGAGGACTACGCCGCCCGCAAGGGGTGGAGCGTCGTCGAGACCGAGAAGTGGCTCTCGCCGAACCTCGGCTACGACCCGGACGACTGA